In Kytococcus sedentarius DSM 20547, the sequence CTTCGAGGATCTGCTGGGTGACGACATCGCCACGATGATTGACGACGGTAAGGCCCAGGTCACGTACTTCCCAAAGACTTTCCTTGACGGGAATTTGGGCACAGATCACTCCGAGCGGGCGGCCTCGGCCGCGTTCTGCGCGAGCGATGGTGGGAAGTTCCGGGAGTACCATGATGCGCTCTTCGCCAACCATCCGGAGCGTGAGGGTGACGGTTGGACGGACGAGCAGTTGAAGGGCTTCGGCAAGGACGCCGGCCTCGAAGGTGACGCCTTGGCGACCTTCGAGAAGTGCGTCGCCGATGGCACCTACCGCGAATATGCGAAGGCCTCCGAGGCCAGGAGCAGCGAGATGGGCGTGATGAGCACCCCCACCGTCTACCTCAATGGGCAGCGCATGGAGCTCACGAACGCTGAGGACTTCCGCAAGCAGGTTGACGAGGCCGGGGCCCCCCAGAAGTCCGACGCGAGCCCC encodes:
- a CDS encoding DsbA family protein; amino-acid sequence: MPVDNSPRPSGAHRPAGSSGGGVSKALIALIAALVVGALVVLGIWLLGQGDDDDSTAAPSSSTNSQSGSGDPSSGTPADMAVPQGMPEKPAGVTVGEAGGPELIIFEDFQCPACKSFEDLLGDDIATMIDDGKAQVTYFPKTFLDGNLGTDHSERAASAAFCASDGGKFREYHDALFANHPEREGDGWTDEQLKGFGKDAGLEGDALATFEKCVADGTYREYAKASEARSSEMGVMSTPTVYLNGQRMELTNAEDFRKQVDEAGAPQKSDASPSAS